The following are encoded together in the Poseidonibacter lekithochrous genome:
- the pth gene encoding aminoacyl-tRNA hydrolase gives MHLIIGLGNIGDKYQLTRHNVGFLVIDEITKNLTTANINKSNFQSTLLKSGYNLFSKPTTYMNNSGIAGHAIKEYYKIDLEDIIVIHDDLDLPFGTVKFKIGGGHGGHNGLRSLDAHIGKEYIRVRIGIGKPQEKGDVANYVLSNFSKEELNKLQDIITHTIKAIDALKKGADIVEVKSKFTLK, from the coding sequence ATGCATTTAATAATTGGTCTTGGAAATATTGGTGATAAATACCAATTAACACGACACAATGTAGGGTTTTTAGTAATCGATGAGATTACTAAAAATCTTACTACTGCAAATATAAACAAATCAAACTTTCAATCTACACTTTTAAAATCAGGTTATAACCTTTTTTCAAAACCAACTACTTATATGAATAATTCTGGTATTGCAGGTCATGCAATTAAAGAATATTATAAAATAGACTTAGAAGATATTATTGTTATACATGATGATTTAGATTTACCTTTTGGAACTGTAAAGTTCAAAATTGGTGGTGGTCATGGTGGTCATAATGGACTTAGATCTTTAGATGCTCATATTGGTAAAGAGTATATTAGAGTTAGAATTGGAATTGGTAAACCACAAGAAAAAGGTGATGTTGCAAATTATGTATTAAGCAACTTTTCAAAAGAAGAATTAAATAAACTACAAGATATAATAACTCATACTATTAAAGCCATAGATGCACTAAAAAAGGGTGCAGATATAGTCGAAGTAAAATCAAAATTTACATTGAAATAA
- a CDS encoding LptF/LptG family permease — translation MSILTKYILRKYLLNFIIVLVSLELFFVGIDFLQNFKKLPDSANLQLLYLLYNSFFTLTLALPLSIVFGWIITLVIFTRNNELVAFHAVGSTSNKIYAPVVKISLFLITLLIALQATPLAYSYEQKRKIANGEYFINTKTDIFLKYNDNYVYFEKLLPLEKKAENIHIYKIKGDDIIQTIIARNAYFQKDKWYVVDAKIINKPQELDFENSKLDIRYEKFLHTLEGFKPKILDNVYESKSNFSIIDATSALILLSNQGINTDKIRGILYNQVFVPFFVIPVLLLVFAYSSLNSRFFNIGKFTSFSIFGTLIVWGIFFILFKFTSGGVIIPEFSILLPMVLWVLGALLFYRKKMNS, via the coding sequence ATGAGCATATTAACTAAATACATATTAAGAAAATACCTACTAAATTTTATCATTGTTCTTGTATCGTTGGAGTTATTTTTTGTTGGAATTGATTTTCTACAAAATTTCAAAAAACTTCCAGATTCTGCCAATCTACAACTATTATATTTATTATATAATTCATTTTTTACACTAACATTGGCTCTACCTTTATCTATTGTATTTGGATGGATAATTACTTTAGTAATATTTACTCGTAATAATGAACTTGTTGCTTTCCATGCTGTTGGAAGTACTAGTAATAAGATATATGCACCTGTTGTAAAGATTTCATTATTCCTAATTACACTATTAATTGCACTGCAAGCTACACCATTGGCTTATTCTTATGAACAAAAAAGAAAAATTGCAAATGGCGAGTATTTTATTAATACAAAAACAGATATTTTTTTAAAATATAATGATAATTATGTATATTTTGAAAAACTATTGCCTTTGGAAAAAAAGGCTGAAAATATCCACATTTATAAAATTAAAGGTGATGATATTATTCAAACTATTATTGCTAGAAATGCATACTTCCAAAAAGATAAATGGTATGTTGTAGATGCAAAAATAATAAATAAACCACAAGAATTAGACTTTGAAAACTCTAAATTAGATATTAGATATGAAAAGTTTTTACATACCTTAGAGGGCTTTAAACCGAAGATTCTAGACAATGTTTACGAATCGAAATCAAACTTCTCTATAATAGATGCAACATCAGCATTAATACTTTTATCAAATCAAGGTATTAATACTGATAAAATCAGAGGAATTTTATATAACCAAGTTTTCGTACCATTTTTTGTAATACCAGTACTTTTATTGGTATTTGCCTATTCATCATTAAATAGTAGGTTTTTTAATATTGGTAAATTTACTTCTTTTTCAATCTTTGGTACATTAATAGTATGGGGAATCTTCTTTATATTATTTAAATTTACTAGTGGTGGAGTAATTATTCCAGAATTTTCAATCCTATTACCAATGGTATTATGGGTACTTGGTGCATTGCTATTTTATAGAAAAAAAATGAACTCTTAA
- a CDS encoding NUDIX domain-containing protein — MKSHIKAYGVVPYLVEKNDIKILLCKSVMSRENWGCLKGLRIKDETAFECAKREFFEESSIDVEIALFEDYFEQINLEKDIGIWLVNSANLENLDEMFTEYKLKSNHLSWENSKVKYFSLDDLPPIKKKQVTLIKEIKDFLKSKNLHH; from the coding sequence ATGAAGTCACATATCAAAGCATATGGTGTAGTTCCTTATTTAGTTGAGAAAAATGATATAAAGATTTTATTATGTAAATCTGTAATGAGTAGGGAAAACTGGGGTTGTTTAAAAGGTCTTAGAATTAAAGACGAAACAGCTTTTGAATGTGCTAAAAGAGAGTTTTTTGAAGAGAGTTCAATAGATGTTGAAATAGCTTTATTTGAAGACTACTTTGAACAAATTAATTTAGAAAAAGATATTGGTATTTGGTTAGTGAATTCTGCTAATCTTGAAAACTTAGATGAAATGTTTACTGAGTATAAATTGAAAAGCAATCATTTATCATGGGAAAACTCTAAAGTGAAATATTTCTCTTTAGATGACTTGCCTCCTATTAAGAAGAAGCAAGTAACTTTAATAAAAGAGATTAAGGATTTTTTGAAAAGTAAGAATCTACACCATTAG
- a CDS encoding N-acetylmuramoyl-L-alanine amidase family protein → MNYLKAVLKKDHETKIKELKKLIVLGEKLNKNTTPDKKKLEILIERQNKTLGKKIAPIKIEQNTLVKKTDNKKTNYKFNAIQSIYTFENTIVINYTHNISKDIVRFFELKQKPQHKDVYDLKGAYSHVRGTKLKIKGVEKIVVGQFKSDTLRVVIANKKNLKTSFSVNNKQVVISIDDLKKTTKKTKIISKTKNESVFVKKSDTFKNIYIDRKNSIKTVFTKNNTIVVQFNKNFSNRDLKYTAYKSNNRYQDIFDIKGKFKYAKPIKLKIDGLEKISIGQKNNSTLRIRVSDKKDYRVIYTLKKRELVIKILNLKNTNQTSITPALPYANFTSKTIVIDAGHGAKDVGAVGPNKRYEKVVTLKVAKYLYSILKQRGHKVFLTRHKDRFIKVNNRTILANKKNADIFISVHANSVPKSKAHRIQGIETFFLSPARSERAKRVAAKENRTDIRKMSNSTKKVFLESLNRPRITASHKLAIDTQAGMLQSVKKSFRGVKDSGVREGPFWVLVGAQMPSILIELGYISHPTESKRLYSTKYQKLLANGIANGVDSYFSKNP, encoded by the coding sequence ATGAATTATCTTAAAGCAGTACTAAAAAAAGATCATGAAACAAAAATCAAAGAACTTAAAAAACTAATAGTTCTAGGTGAAAAACTAAACAAAAACACAACTCCAGATAAAAAGAAATTAGAAATTTTAATAGAGAGGCAAAATAAAACTCTAGGTAAAAAAATTGCTCCTATAAAAATTGAACAAAATACTCTTGTAAAAAAAACTGACAATAAAAAAACTAATTACAAGTTTAATGCAATTCAATCAATTTATACTTTTGAAAATACTATAGTAATAAATTATACACATAATATTTCCAAAGATATAGTTCGTTTCTTTGAATTAAAACAAAAACCACAACACAAAGATGTATATGATTTAAAAGGTGCTTATTCACATGTAAGAGGTACTAAATTAAAAATCAAAGGTGTAGAAAAAATTGTTGTAGGACAATTTAAATCAGATACATTAAGAGTAGTAATAGCAAATAAGAAAAATCTTAAAACATCATTCTCGGTAAATAACAAACAAGTTGTAATTTCTATTGATGATTTAAAAAAAACTACTAAAAAAACAAAAATAATAAGTAAAACAAAAAATGAATCTGTTTTTGTTAAAAAAAGCGATACTTTTAAAAATATTTATATTGATAGAAAAAACTCAATCAAAACAGTGTTTACAAAAAACAACACTATTGTTGTTCAATTTAATAAAAACTTTTCAAATAGAGATTTAAAATACACTGCATATAAATCAAATAATAGATATCAAGACATTTTTGATATAAAAGGTAAGTTCAAATACGCTAAACCAATAAAGTTAAAAATAGATGGTTTAGAGAAAATTTCTATTGGTCAAAAGAATAACTCAACTCTTAGAATTAGAGTAAGTGATAAAAAAGACTATAGAGTTATTTATACTTTGAAAAAAAGAGAATTGGTAATCAAAATTCTTAATTTAAAAAATACAAATCAAACAAGCATTACGCCTGCTCTGCCTTATGCAAACTTCACAAGTAAAACTATAGTTATAGATGCAGGACATGGGGCAAAAGATGTAGGAGCAGTAGGACCTAATAAAAGATATGAAAAAGTTGTTACTTTAAAAGTAGCAAAATATCTATATAGTATTTTAAAACAAAGAGGTCATAAAGTTTTTCTTACAAGACATAAAGATAGATTTATTAAAGTTAATAATAGAACTATTTTAGCTAATAAAAAGAATGCTGATATATTTATTTCTGTCCATGCAAACTCAGTTCCTAAAAGTAAAGCTCATAGAATTCAAGGAATTGAAACATTTTTCTTAAGCCCAGCAAGAAGTGAAAGAGCTAAAAGAGTTGCAGCAAAAGAGAATAGAACTGATATTAGAAAAATGAGTAATTCAACTAAAAAAGTATTTTTAGAATCACTAAATAGACCTAGAATTACAGCCTCTCATAAACTTGCTATTGATACACAAGCTGGAATGCTACAATCAGTTAAAAAGAGCTTTAGAGGAGTAAAAGACTCAGGAGTAAGAGAAGGACCATTTTGGGTCCTTGTAGGTGCTCAAATGCCTTCTATTCTAATAGAGTTAGGATATATTTCACATCCAACTGAGAGTAAAAGGCTTTATAGTACTAAATACCAGAAATTATTAGCAAATGGAATTGCTAATGGTGTAGATTCTTACTTTTCAAAAAATCCTTAA
- a CDS encoding nitronate monooxygenase — MRIGKYEIKHPIIQGGMGVGISWDQLAGNVSKEGALGVISSVGTGYYRNMSENVQVVMRKDKPKDAMNFYSRESFFEIVANARKICGDAPLACNILYACNDYGRMVKDACEAGINIIITGAGLPTNMPEFTQDFPDVALVPIVSSARALKLICKKWKKYNRVPDAIIVEGPLSGGHQGFKYEDCFKEEFQLENIVEPVIEEAKNWGEDIPIIAAGGVWDKKDIEKFQAKGCTGVQMATRFIGTYECDAHANLKNVLLNAKEDDIKLGKSPVGLPARSVRTNLQFSMENNTAPKVQCISNCVAPCNRGVEAKAVGYCIADRLGAAYNGDEDTGLFFTGANGYKIDKIISVKELIEKLTQGE; from the coding sequence TTGAGAATAGGTAAATATGAGATTAAACACCCAATCATCCAAGGTGGAATGGGTGTTGGAATAAGTTGGGATCAATTAGCTGGAAACGTAAGTAAAGAAGGTGCATTAGGTGTAATTTCATCAGTTGGTACTGGTTACTACAGAAACATGAGTGAAAATGTTCAAGTAGTAATGAGAAAAGATAAACCAAAAGATGCAATGAACTTTTATTCAAGAGAATCATTTTTTGAAATTGTAGCAAATGCAAGAAAAATTTGTGGAGATGCTCCATTAGCTTGTAATATTTTATATGCATGTAATGATTATGGAAGAATGGTAAAAGATGCTTGTGAAGCTGGTATTAATATTATTATCACGGGAGCTGGACTTCCTACAAATATGCCAGAATTTACACAAGACTTTCCAGATGTAGCATTAGTTCCAATCGTTTCAAGTGCAAGAGCATTAAAACTAATTTGTAAAAAATGGAAAAAATATAATAGAGTTCCAGATGCAATTATCGTTGAAGGTCCATTAAGTGGTGGTCATCAAGGTTTCAAATATGAAGATTGTTTCAAAGAAGAATTCCAATTAGAAAATATAGTTGAACCTGTAATTGAAGAAGCAAAAAACTGGGGAGAAGATATTCCTATTATTGCTGCTGGTGGAGTATGGGACAAAAAAGATATTGAAAAGTTCCAAGCTAAAGGTTGTACTGGGGTACAAATGGCAACTAGATTTATTGGTACTTACGAGTGTGATGCTCACGCAAACTTAAAAAATGTATTATTAAATGCAAAAGAAGATGATATTAAATTAGGAAAATCTCCTGTTGGATTACCAGCAAGATCTGTTAGAACTAATTTACAATTCTCTATGGAAAATAATACAGCACCAAAAGTACAGTGTATTTCAAACTGTGTAGCTCCTTGTAATAGAGGTGTTGAAGCTAAAGCTGTTGGTTATTGTATTGCTGATAGACTTGGTGCTGCATATAACGGTGATGAAGATACAGGTCTGTTCTTCACAGGTGCAAATGGTTATAAAATTGATAAGATTATTTCAGTTAAAGAATTAATTGAAAAACTTACTCAAGGAGAATAA